The Bacteroidia bacterium genomic interval GGTTGATTGCCGGTTTTTTTATTAATTTTTATTTGGCGGGCCCTTTTCGCCACCAATAGTTTGCAATTTCCTGAATGAAAAGCAGGCGAAAAGGACGGGCTATCGCCTGTACTCCTCGTCCCTTCAGGCTAAGGCCTTTCGGTACTGTGGGGTACCTGGCTCTATCCCTGCCCGACGGAAACCCCAACTTTCGTGCAAAAAACAACTGTTTGGGTTTAGTCGGGCAACGATTGAGACAAGTAGCCCACAGAACCCCGATGGCGCTAGCCTCGGGGGGCGAGGACTACAGGCGAAAGCGTGACCCGAACGCCCATTGCAAACCACCAGAAAATCTTACAAAAACTAATTGGGCGGAAGGGGGCCCGCATCATACTCAAAAAATAAATTCTAAATAAAATCCAGTACCGATTGAATTTCGGTATCCAATTCTGATTCAGCCTGCTTCAGAAAGTCGGAAGGAATAGACGATTTATTTGATAACCAAGAATTTACAGAATCCCGCTTAGCCTTTACCTGAGGGCGATTGAAATAAAGCATACCCGAACGTCGAATAAAAAAATCGCTTGGCGTGCAAACCATTTCCTCGTTCATGCCATAACTAAGTTCAGCTATCAAAGCCAAATCCTCCGAAACGGGAATTTCTCTGGCCAAATTATAAGCAATTTCAATAATTTGTCTTGCATTTTTCCCATATTTACCTACCAATTTTTGAATAATAGGGTAAGAAAAGCCCACTTGCTTAGCCTCCCCAAACAGAACTTCGGTAAACTCCAACACCTCCTGTTTAGAAGAAAATCCACCGGCCAATGCTATTTGGTGGGTTGAACATGCTACAAATGGCAACCCTTTTCGCTCCGAAATTCGTGCAAAAATCTTGTCTACAATACGTTGCGACATTTTCCGATAACCGGTCAATTTACCCCCGGCGATGGACAATAAACCGGATGAAGACTCAAATATTTCGTCTTTTCTCGACAATTCAGAAGGCGATTTACCATCTTCATGAATGAGAGGCCTCAAACCACACCAGGTACTCATAATATCCGATTCATTTACCTGCACCCCTTCAAACATATCGTTCACTGCTTTTAACAGATAGGCAACATCCTCTTGGGTAACTGCAGGTCTTTCTTTTTGTTCGGTATAATTGGTGTCGGTAGTTCCGACGTAAGTGCAACCATCTCGAGGTATTGCAAAAACCATACGACCAAGGGGTGCATCGAAATACATGGCTTGTTGTATGGGCAGTTTCTCGAAAGGAAAAACGATATGAACCCCTTTGGTAAGGTGCAACCGTTTACCTTTTCTGGAATTATCCAACTCACGAAGTTCATCAACCCAGGGTCCTGCAGCATTGATAATATAATCTGCCTTAATTTCAAATTCAACACCTGTAATTTGATCCTGAACTTTGGCTGCATTTAACTTAGTTTGATCATAGACGAACCCAAGGCAACGAGCATAATTTAAGCAAATGGCGCCTCTTTTAACAGCCTCCTTCATATTTTCAATTACCAACCTGGCGTCATCGCTTCGATATTCGGTGTACAAGGCGCCGGCTTTTAGAATTGTTTTACGAAGCAAAGGTTCCTGATTCAGCGTTTGCTCTTTCGAAAGCATTTTTCGACGTTCACCAGCCTTAACACCTGCCAATACATCGTATACATAGAGTCCAATAGAGGTAGAAAACTCACCCAAGGATCCATTTTCAATAACAGGCAAGAGCATTTTTTCAGGAATTACCAAATGAGGAGCGTTTCGGTAAACTATTTCCCTTTCCCGACCAACTTCCATAACCAGCCCAATTTCAAGCTGCTTGAGGTAACGCAAACCTCCATGAATAAGCTTAGTGCTTCGGCTACTTGTTCCTGCACCAAAGTCTTGTTTTTCAATAAGAGCAACTTTTAAACCCCGAGCCGAGGCATCCAAGGCAATCCCGGCCCCGGTAATGCCTCCGCCAATAACCAAAACATCAAAGGTTTGGGAAGACAGTTGCTGAACAAAATCAGAACGATTTGCTGAAGAAAAACGAGGTGTTTCCAAGTGCGTCATAAAAAAGTATGCAAAGATGCGAAAAGCAAGGTTTCCTGCCTATTCATTCCTACTACTTTTGAACGTATTTTTGGTGACAAGTTCAAAACATAGTATGGCAGAAGAAAAGCATTTAGTTGTTTCAAAAACCGCCAGGTATTTTATTCATGGAAATGCATCAGCAAAAACCAGAGAAGTTTGGTTTATTATTCATGGATACGGTCAGTTGGCGAAGTATTTCATTCGGCATTTCAGCCATTTTAATCCTGAAACCCATTTGGTTGTTGCACCGGAAGGACTATCCAAATTTTATTTGGAAGGAACCACTCCGGATAGTCGAATTGGTGCCACCTGGATGACCAAAGAAGACCGGGAGGCAGAAATAAAGGATTATGTAAACTATCTGGATTCTTTACATGATCAGGTAATAAGTCAACTTGGAAAAGAAGTGAAGGTAAAAGTTTTCGGATTTTCACAAGGTTGTTCAACCTTATGCAGGTGGGTAGCTTATGGAAAGGTACAACCCAAACGCATGGTGATGTGGGCAGGCACCTTCCCTCCCGACATTGACCTAAAGGAATTTGGTTCCCGTTTTCATGGTTACGAAGTTGATGTAGTATATGGGAAACAAGACGAATACCTATCCTGGATTAATGCAGAGGAAATAACCCAATGGATGGAGCAAGCCGGAATAGATTTTAGGGTGACCACTTTCGAGGGTAAACATGAAATAATCAGGGAAGTTTTAAATAAGCTTTTAGAAATAGAACAAGAAGCAGATTAAACACTACTTTCGCCCCCAAATACCTGTAAGAAGTTCATGAATTTTGTCGATTTGCGCCAGTTTGCGAAGTACGTATTGGACAATTTGGGAATAATAATAACCCAAAATCAGCGGTACGACAAATATACCAGGGAGGTGATACAGTCGACCTTGAAACCTGACTCTAACAGTATTGATGTAGGATGCCACAAAGGAGAGATTTTAGATATAATATTAAAATTTTCACCGAATGGCAAGCATTTTTGTTTTGAACCCATTCCTTACCTTTACGAGAATTTATTAAAAAACTATGGCAGTAAGGCCCAATTTTTCGATTTAGCACTTGCCGAAGAAAATGGCACGGCCACCTTTAACATTGTAAAGAATGCTCCTGCCTACAGCGGTTTAAGGAAAAGGCAGTACAAAGTTGCCCATCCGGAAATTGAAGAAATTCCTGTTCAGGTAAAACGACTAGATGAAGTGGTGCCATTGGATGTAAAAATTGACCTGATTAAAATTGATGTGGAAGGGGCAGAATACAATGTATTCAAAGGAGCCAGAGAAATATTAATAAAACACAAACCCGTTGTCATTTTTGATTGTGGGTTGGGGGCAAGTGATTATTATGGAACCAAACCGGAGGATTTGTTTGATTTATTGCACTCCTATGGTTTACATATTTGTTTATTGGGAGATTATACCAAAACAAAACAAAAATTGAGCAGAAACGATTTTATTAATATTTATCAGGAGAACAAAGAATATGCATTTGTTGCCTTCCCCTAAATCATGCTAGAAGGAGATTTTTATACTATTGAATCTATCGACGTCAATGATTCCGTTGGGAAAGGAACCATTGATCTAAATCCAAGAAACCCGATATTTGAAGGGCATTTCCCTGGCGAACCGGTGGTGCCCGGAGTTACCATGATTCGAATGTGCGAAGAATTGGTTTCAAAGAGTTTAGGAGGCACATGGAGAATTATAGAATCCAAATCCATCAAGTTTTTATCTGTAATAGATCCCAGAACAGATTCTAAATTAGGATTTGAATATCAATTGAAGACGGATGAAAATGGAACCAAAATAGAATTCAACCTTACGAAAATGGATGGAATTCTTAGTTTCAAACTTAGTGGTCTGATTCAAAAAGTAATTTAAAAAACTGATTTATCCCAATTCAGGTAATTCTCATGCAAAATTTGCCCATCGAGTAACCGAATTATTCTTGACGAATAGTCAGCATCTCGTTCACTGTGAGTAACCATAATAATAGTTGTACCAAGATCATTCAATTCTGTTAGAAGTTTCATAATCTCCGTTCCATTGGTGGTATCGAGGTTTCCTGTTGGTTCATCTGCCAGAATTAAGGTAGGCTGATGAACAACAGCTCTGGCAATAGCGGCTCGTTGCTGTTGCCCTCCTGAAAGTTGTTGAGGAAGGTGGTTTCTGCGATGCATCATATGCATTCGATCCAATACTGCATCAACCATAACAGCTCTTTCACCTGCCGAATAACCAAGATATAGTAAAGGCAATTCAACATTTTCGAACACTGTTAATTCATCAATTAAATTAAAACTCTGAAAAATAAAACCCAGGTTTTGTTTACGGTATTTAGTAAGAGCAGATTCGGAAAGAATATCTACATTTTGATTTTGGAAAAAATATTCACCGGAACTTGGTCTGTCCAACATCCCAATAATATTCAGCAGAGTAGATTTACCACAACCGGAAGGTCCCATAATAGCTACAAACTCCCCTTGCCTCACCTCTAAATTAATTTCAGAAATGGCTATGGTTTCTACTTCCTTGGTTTGATAAATTTTACTCAGGTTTTGAAGCTTAATCATGAGAATTTAAACACACTAAGGTACTCTATTCAGAAATGGGATTTTGGCAATAGACTAAAAATTTAGAATACTTCCAGAGATGGAAACAAAAAGGAACTTAACTCAGCTTGTTCATTTAGGAAGACCTGGGCGAAATAATAGTTTCTATTCGCTGCAGGGATGCGGCAAACGAAACGACCTGAGTTCAGAATATCCATGGAAATTTTGGAATACTCTTTAATATAACCTCTGCTATTACTGAGTTTAGAAGCCTCACTTGGCTATTTGCTTTTGTACGATAGTGAACAAAAAAGGCCGATAATTATAAACTATCGGCCTTTTTATTAATTAATAGCAGTTTATTCTTTCACTATTCGTTTGGTAATACTTGCCTCATTTACCTTAATAGTTACGAAGTAAATACCTCTGGATAATTCCGAAAAATCTACTTTACGCACCACCAGACCTGTACCATCAAGCATCACTGGATTTACAACTGACTTACCCAACATATCTGCAAAGGTAACTTCTACTTTAGTTGAAGGAGCCAAAGTTGCTTCGATAAAGAAGCTGGAAGAAGCCGGGTTAGGATACATGTTTAAATCAGTAACTCCATTTAACTCTTCAATTCCAATGGTATTTGGTTTTAGGACAAAGTTAAACACCAATGACGTATCAAATCCACAACCAGAGCTATCTTGAGTTACAACGGTATAAGCACCAGTTTGTGTAGCTACATATTGCTGATTAAATGCTCCCGGAATAATGGTTCCATTAAAGTACCATTGATAACTGATGGCTGCAGGCATAGCTTGAAGGGTATCGTCAAATGAAACTATGTAAGGATCAACGCTGGTAATCACAGTTACATTAATTGTGTTAGATGTGATACCGCCGTTGTTCGGCAAAGTAGGATCATAAGGATAACAATCGTTATAGGCTGTTACAAAATATGAACCTGACACATTGGTAATGATATCTTCAGTAGTTGAACCGGAAGTCCAAACATAATAATCAAATCCTGAGGTAGCATCTAGACCAACTTCATTTTCAGAACCTGTTCCTTCGCAGAATATAACCGGACCATCAGGAACAATGGTTAAGCTGCTTGGGCTTAAACTAACATAGATAGGTTGTGAAGAACCAACACAACCATCGGAATTAGTAACCGTAACTACATAAGTACCCGGTTGAGTAATTGTAACGCTATTAGTAATATCTGACGGACTAGTTGACCATTGGTAAGCAGTGTAAGTACCTACAACGGTATAGGTAATTTGATCTCCCACGTTACATAACAAGGAGCTATTGGTACTGGAAGTTACAGTTGGCACAGGTGTGGTACCGACCGTTACAGAATAAGGGGAGGAAGTGGCCACACAACCAGCGGGGTCAGTAACAGTTAAGGAATAGGTACCTGAGCTAGTAACGGTTAAAGTTGGGGAGGTAGCACCACCCGGACTCCAGGAATAAGATGCAGCACCTACAGTAGTTCCATCTAAAACAACCGGTTGACCGGAACATACTACTGATCCACCAGTACTTGAAATAATATTAATTTGAAGGGTCGATCCAGATTGAATAGTTATTGCACCTGAAGTAGCAGAACATCCATTGGCATCAGTTCCGGTAACGGTGTAAGAACCGGACTGAGTAACGGTAATTGTTGGAGTTGTTGCTCCTCCGGGATTCCAAACATAAGTGGAAGCTCCAGAAGCAGCTAACACTACAGATCCATTACAGAATTGAGTTGGACCATTAGCAACTGCTGAAACAGAAGGGTTTGACAATATTGTTACAGTAACTGGAGCAGAAGTTGCACCACAACCAGGGATAGCTTCACCATAAACGGTATAAGAACCACTGGTTGAAACAGAAATAGAAGCCCCTGTTTGGTTACCAGGAGACCAAGTATAGGTTGAAGCGCCTGACGCTGTTAAGGTTACCGATTGTCCTTGACATACTTGAGTGCTTCCTTGAGCTACTGCAGTAACAGTTGGAATAGCAACTTCGGTTACAGTAACAGGAGCTGAACTTCCAGAACAACCTGCTTGAGAAACTCCGACTGAATATTGACCTTGAGTTACAACAACAGTTTGGTTTGTACCAATAATGTTATTATTACTTAAATCAGTCCAAACGTATTGTGTATAACCTGTTCCGGCATCTAAAGTGGTATTACCACCTTGACAATATTGAAGAGTTCCTGTCACGACAGGAGTAATAGTTGAGGACTGAGTAACCGTAACAGAGGCGGAAGTACCTGTACAACCATTTGCATCTGTAACAGTTACGGTGTAAGAACCATTAGCAGCTGTTATAGTTTGCGTAGTTTCACCATTTGGAGTCCAAGAATAAGAAGTAAATCCGGCACCGGCATCTAAGGTAGTTCCCGGTGCTGATGGGCAATAGGTTAAACTACCGGTAATAGTTGGTACAGGAGCAGTTCCTTGGGTAACAATAATAGTATCAATACCTGAACATCCGGATGAATTCACTACTTGAACCCCATAAATTCCGGGAGTGCTTGTAGTGAAAGTTTGGTTGGTTTCACCTGGAATAGGAGTAGGTGTTGTACCTACTGCAGTACCCCATTGATAAGTTGTATATCCTGTTCCGGCATCTAATGTTACAGAACCGCCGGGACATAGAACCGTATTTCCTGTAATGGCGAAGGTAACCTGACTGCTTTGAGTAACGGTAACAGGAGCAGAGGTTCCAGAACATCCATTGTTATCGGTTACAGTTACTGTATAAGTTCCTGCTGGAGCGGTAACAGTTTGGGTTGAACCTGAAAAAGAACCTCCATCAGACCAGGAATAAGTAGCAAATCCGGCACCTGCATCCAAGGTGGTTCCGGTAGTACAATAAGTTAAAGAACCTGTAATGGTAGGTGATGGAGAAGGAAGTTGAACAACGGTAATGGTATCAATACCTATGCAACCAGAGGCCAAATCAACTTGAGCACCATAAATGCCTGGTTGAGTTGCAGTGTAAGTTTGATTGGTTTCACCAGGAAGGATAGTAATACCTGTGGTAATAACTGCCCAAATATAGTTAGAACCAGCACCTGCATCAAGAACAGTAGATCCACCTGAGCAAATTGCTGTTGTGCCTGTTATCGTAATTGGAACAGTGTCATTCTCAATAACAGCAACTAAAGCTGAGCCTACACAACCATTGGCATCAGTAACTGTTACGGCATAAGTTCCCGCACCTAAGGTAGCAGTTTGGGTGGTACTGTATGGCGGAACCGGTATTGGTAAGGCATCAGTCCATCCATAGGAGGTATAACCTGGACCAGCATCAAGAACAGTAGTTGCGCCAGGACACACGGTTAAGTTACCGGTAACTGTAACGTTAACAACAGTTTCTGTTACTGTAACTGAGCCTGTTCCGGTACAGCCAAAAGCATCAACAACGTTTACGGTATATGCTCCTGAACCAACTGTTACAGTTTGGTTAGCATCGGTAAAACCATTAGGTCCTGTCCAGGCATAAGTAGAATAACCTGCACCTGCATCCAAGGTGGTGGTAGTTCCTTGGCAAATGGTTGTGGTGCCAGTAATATTTACAGTAACACTTCCGCTTACAACAGTTGCCGATGAAGAACCTTGGCAACCATTCGCATCAGTAACTGTTAAGTTATAAGTACCTGCAGCAGTAGCTGTAATAGTTTGAGTGGAGGCTGTGAATCCGGATGGGCCGGTCCAGGCATAAGTTGAAAAACCTGCTCCACCATCCAAAGTTGTTGAACTTCCGTTACAAACATTTAAATTACCAGTGATAGTTGGAGTAGGACCAGCATTGACAGTTACTGTAGCTGATGCTGTACCTGTACAACCACCTGAATTAGTTGCACCCACGGTATATGTTCCGGCAGCAGTTGCCGTAATGGATTGAGTGGTTGCAGTAAATCCATTAGGACCGGTCCAAGCGTATGATGTAAATCCAGCACCTGCTGAAAGTGTTGTTGATGCTCCTTGGCAGATTGTAGTAGTACCGGTAACACTTGTAGAGGCCGGAGTAGGAGCAGTATAAGTAAATTGGGCATTACAAGCTGACGACCCAGAGAAAACAGCATTTACTGTATGAGAAGCTCCATCAGCAGTTACACCGGTGATAGTAAAGTTATAAGGTGAAGTAAAAGGAGCATTAATAACTGTTTGATTTGCTCCATCTGAGAAGGTTAGGGTACCCGTAGAAGGAGGGTCAGTAAAAGTTATGGTACCAGTTACGTTATAGGTATTTGTACCTGCCGTGCAGGAAGCCCCAGAACCTGTAAAAGCTGAGATATTACAAAGTGCATTACAAGTTGTACTTCCGGTACTACTTGGATTCTGACTGAAGGTAATATTAGTTGCACCACCATTATAATTGGTAATAAGAATGAGGTAATATTCACCGGCTTGAGCATTAGGGATAGTTAATGAAAACGTTGCGCTGGCAGCGTAATCACAGGCTATTGGAGCCAAACCGGAAAGACTTGAACATCCGGTTGAAGGATCGGAAAAAGGTCCCCAAATTGCTCCATCCACATCAATTCCGCTGGAATTGCTTTGGTCGATTGCAATGCTTCCACTTGTTCCAACCTGGAAATAATACCAAGCCGGATTAGGTCTGGTGGAGAGACATCCATAGTTAGGCCCTGTTTCTGCTGTTCCGCCTGAGGTACCAGCAGGAAAAGTGATAGCACTACTTAAGCAAGCACCACCTGCACCTGCGCAGGTTGTAGAGGGCCCAGGAGGAACCACAATAGCACCACAGCCTATGGTTGCAGTAAAACCGGCATTTTGAACAGATCCATCAGATGTAAAACGAAAAGTTAAACATCCACTAGTTGAAGTAACAGTTCCTGGCGAAGTGGATCCGGTATACTGTCCGACTAAGGTTGCACTTGTTGAAGAACCATCATAAATATAGAGGTAATCGTAGTTACTTTCCAAATTGAACGCACTAAAAATAGCATACATTGGAGTTGCGCTTCCATCACCGCAAATGGTTACAGTGTAATCTTCATTTGCAGAATAGGTTGAACCCGAACCACCACTATCATAAAAGTTGGCACTACAAGAATTCACCGTTCCACCTTGGCTAACCAAAATTGTTTGCTGGGCTTGAGCAGATCCACTTAAAAAATATAAACCTGCTAAAGCTACGATTGCAGTATAAAATTTATTCATTTTCGTTAGGTATGGGAATATTAATTCAGTTCTACAATAATTGGTCTTTGGGTTTCAACATCATATTTCATGATAAGACTAGGCAAACCGGGTGTCCACAACTTATTAGTTGGAGAAGGTTTACGCTGGTATTTCTCTCTTAATTCATTAGCAGAGTAAAGTTCAATGATAGTTCCATCATACACTTCAATCTTCCTGCGTTGATCCAATAGACGAAAACGCTCCAAATCAATCACTTGCATCATTTTCAAGGTATGATCCTTACTTTCTGGGCTCACTACTTTAACAAATTCGAAATGTGCTTTTGGGGTTGCAGTTTGAGCTAAAACTGATCTAATCCCTACTATAACCAATAGGAACAGAACCGATACTACTTTTTTCATTGAATCGTAAAAATTTTAATCCGCAAACATATTTAAAAAAATCCAAATACCAATAACCTAGAAATTATTTGGGTTGCTAACACCTTATTTGACATCCCCCACCTCGAAAACCGTTTATTTAACAGGGCTTTCGAGTTGATTTCCACCCCTAAAATCCAAAAAGTTTTTAACAAAGTGGCAGAAAGTGGGAAAATGTGGGAATTTCCTCCTTACTTTTACCAACTGAAAATTTTTCATGGCCATTTTAACCGGAGAATATGATTGCACAATGGACGCCAAAGGCAGGCTAGCACTGCCTTCCGGCTTATTGAAGCAATTACCGGAAAGCACCCGTGGAAAGTTTGTAGTAAACCGTAGTGTTTTTAAACGTTGTTTGGTTTTATACCCTTTAGATGCTTGGGAGAAAATTGTTTCTGACATCAATGGGCTTAACCGATTCAACAGAAAGCACGACGACTTTATTCGGCAGTACAGCAATGGAGCTACCACCTTGGAAGTGGATGCCAGCAACAGGGTTTTGTTACCCAAACGACTTGCTGCTTATGCCGGAATCGAAAAGGATGTTGTTTTAGCTGCCCATGTGGACAATAAGGTTGAGATATGGAGCGAAAAAGCATACAACGAATTGATGAATAGTTATGACCCTGATGCTTTTGGAAACCTTGCTGAAGAAGTTCTAGGTGGAGGAAAGCCAAACACAGAGGAGTAATGTATCATAAACCCGTTCTTTTACAAGCGTGCCTGGATGGACTAAACATCAGGCCCAACGGAACATATGTTGATGTGACCTTTGGAGGAGGGGGGCATTCGAAAGCTATTTTGGAAAAACTTGGCCCAAATGGTAAATTAATTGGATTTGACCAGGATTCAGATGCTTTGAAAAATGATCTGAACGACCCCAGATTTACGCTCATCCACAGCAATTTTAGGTTTATAGGCAATCATTTGGAATATCTAAAAGTGCTTCCAATTGATGGAATTCTAGCCGATCTTGGAGTATCCTCCCACCAATTTGACCAAGCATCCCGTGGATTTTCCATTCGGATGGATGGCCCTTTGGACATGAGAATGGATCAAAGTGCAAATCATTCTGCATTTGATTTTATCAATAAAGCCTCTAAAGAAGATCTTATAGAAACCTTTAAAGAATTTGGAGAAATTTTCAATGCCGGTAAAGTGGCAAGTTTGATAGTTTCTCACAGAACGAAGGAACCAATAGAATCAACCTTAACCCTCACCGCTTTGGTAGAAAAACTCGTGCATCCCAAGGATAGAAATAAATTCTTGGCTCAAATTTTTCAGGCCATCCGAATTAAGGTTAATGCAGAAATGGAGGTTTTAAAAAACCTTTTGGAAATAAGTCCGAGCCTATTAGGACCGGGAGGAAGACTGGTTTTTATTTCCTATCACAGCCTGGAAGATAGAATGGTCAAAAACTTTATAAAAACAGGTAACACCAAAGGGTTAGAAACTAAGGATGTATTTGGAAACACCCAATCTCCTTTTAAAAATCTAACCACAAAACCCATAGTTCCGGAAGAAATAGAATTAGAACAAAACAACCGCTCCCGAAGCGCCAAGCTTAGGATAGCTGAAAAAAAATAAAATGAGTAAAAGCAAATTCTCTAAAACCTTGCTCAGTATTATGGATGGAAGTTTTCTAACTACAGAAAATGTAGTGAAGAATCTTCCTTTCATCCTCTTTGTGATGGGCTTAGGAATTTTCTACATAGCCAACAGCTACTATGCTGAAAAAACAATCATTCAAATTAATAAAACCGGAAATGACCTCAAAGAACTTCGTAGTGAGTATATCACCGGGAAAAGCGATTTGATGAAAAAAAGCAAGCAGAGTGAAGTAGCCACCCTCGCTATTCAAAACAATCTCAAAGAAAGTATTGAGCCCCCAAAAAAAATAATTATTAAAAACAACTAGTGGAAGCCAAAAACGACATACTGTGGAGAGTGTACCTCACCGGTGCAGGAATGTTCCTATTCGCTTTTGCTATAATTGGAAGGGTAGCATATCTGCAATTCGCTCAAGGAGATTATTGGAAAGCAAGAGCAAAAGTGCTAACCACACGAAAAGAAGTAATCATCGCAGAACGAGGAAATATCTTTTCAGCTGATGGCAACCTTTTGGCTACCTCTTACCCAATATACGAACTACGGTTTGACGCTGCTACAGGTGCGGTGAAGAAGGAAGAATTCGACGAAAAAGTAGATAGCTTGGCCCTCGGATTGCATAAAATCTTCAACGATAAACCCATCAAGCAAATCAAACAAGAACTGGTTCAGGCCAGAAAAAGAAAAGACCACTATTTCCTCCTAAAAAGAAATGCTACTTACGGACAGTTAAAAAAGGTAAAAGCTTTACCCATATTCAACCTTGGTAAAAACAAAGGAGGCCTTATAGCCATTCAAAAATCAAGAAGGGAAAAACCATACGGAATTCTGGCATCCCGGACAGTTGGATATTCCATCAAAGGCAAAAAAAACG includes:
- a CDS encoding glycerol-3-phosphate dehydrogenase/oxidase — translated: MTHLETPRFSSANRSDFVQQLSSQTFDVLVIGGGITGAGIALDASARGLKVALIEKQDFGAGTSSRSTKLIHGGLRYLKQLEIGLVMEVGREREIVYRNAPHLVIPEKMLLPVIENGSLGEFSTSIGLYVYDVLAGVKAGERRKMLSKEQTLNQEPLLRKTILKAGALYTEYRSDDARLVIENMKEAVKRGAICLNYARCLGFVYDQTKLNAAKVQDQITGVEFEIKADYIINAAGPWVDELRELDNSRKGKRLHLTKGVHIVFPFEKLPIQQAMYFDAPLGRMVFAIPRDGCTYVGTTDTNYTEQKERPAVTQEDVAYLLKAVNDMFEGVQVNESDIMSTWCGLRPLIHEDGKSPSELSRKDEIFESSSGLLSIAGGKLTGYRKMSQRIVDKIFARISERKGLPFVACSTHQIALAGGFSSKQEVLEFTEVLFGEAKQVGFSYPIIQKLVGKYGKNARQIIEIAYNLAREIPVSEDLALIAELSYGMNEEMVCTPSDFFIRRSGMLYFNRPQVKAKRDSVNSWLSNKSSIPSDFLKQAESELDTEIQSVLDFI
- a CDS encoding phospholipase yields the protein MTSSKHSMAEEKHLVVSKTARYFIHGNASAKTREVWFIIHGYGQLAKYFIRHFSHFNPETHLVVAPEGLSKFYLEGTTPDSRIGATWMTKEDREAEIKDYVNYLDSLHDQVISQLGKEVKVKVFGFSQGCSTLCRWVAYGKVQPKRMVMWAGTFPPDIDLKEFGSRFHGYEVDVVYGKQDEYLSWINAEEITQWMEQAGIDFRVTTFEGKHEIIREVLNKLLEIEQEAD
- a CDS encoding FkbM family methyltransferase, translating into MNFVDLRQFAKYVLDNLGIIITQNQRYDKYTREVIQSTLKPDSNSIDVGCHKGEILDIILKFSPNGKHFCFEPIPYLYENLLKNYGSKAQFFDLALAEENGTATFNIVKNAPAYSGLRKRQYKVAHPEIEEIPVQVKRLDEVVPLDVKIDLIKIDVEGAEYNVFKGAREILIKHKPVVIFDCGLGASDYYGTKPEDLFDLLHSYGLHICLLGDYTKTKQKLSRNDFINIYQENKEYAFVAFP
- a CDS encoding ABC transporter ATP-binding protein, coding for MIKLQNLSKIYQTKEVETIAISEINLEVRQGEFVAIMGPSGCGKSTLLNIIGMLDRPSSGEYFFQNQNVDILSESALTKYRKQNLGFIFQSFNLIDELTVFENVELPLLYLGYSAGERAVMVDAVLDRMHMMHRRNHLPQQLSGGQQQRAAIARAVVHQPTLILADEPTGNLDTTNGTEIMKLLTELNDLGTTIIMVTHSERDADYSSRIIRLLDGQILHENYLNWDKSVF
- a CDS encoding T9SS type A sorting domain-containing protein translates to MNKFYTAIVALAGLYFLSGSAQAQQTILVSQGGTVNSCSANFYDSGGSGSTYSANEDYTVTICGDGSATPMYAIFSAFNLESNYDYLYIYDGSSTSATLVGQYTGSTSPGTVTSTSGCLTFRFTSDGSVQNAGFTATIGCGAIVVPPGPSTTCAGAGGACLSSAITFPAGTSGGTAETGPNYGCLSTRPNPAWYYFQVGTSGSIAIDQSNSSGIDVDGAIWGPFSDPSTGCSSLSGLAPIACDYAASATFSLTIPNAQAGEYYLILITNYNGGATNITFSQNPSSTGSTTCNALCNISAFTGSGASCTAGTNTYNVTGTITFTDPPSTGTLTFSDGANQTVINAPFTSPYNFTITGVTADGASHTVNAVFSGSSACNAQFTYTAPTPASTSVTGTTTICQGASTTLSAGAGFTSYAWTGPNGFTATTQSITATAAGTYTVGATNSGGCTGTASATVTVNAGPTPTITGNLNVCNGSSTTLDGGAGFSTYAWTGPSGFTASTQTITATAAGTYNLTVTDANGCQGSSSATVVSGSVTVNITGTTTICQGTTTTLDAGAGYSTYAWTGPNGFTDANQTVTVGSGAYTVNVVDAFGCTGTGSVTVTETVVNVTVTGNLTVCPGATTVLDAGPGYTSYGWTDALPIPVPPYSTTQTATLGAGTYAVTVTDANGCVGSALVAVIENDTVPITITGTTAICSGGSTVLDAGAGSNYIWAVITTGITILPGETNQTYTATQPGIYGAQVDLASGCIGIDTITVVQLPSPSPTITGSLTYCTTGTTLDAGAGFATYSWSDGGSFSGSTQTVTAPAGTYTVTVTDNNGCSGTSAPVTVTQSSQVTFAITGNTVLCPGGSVTLDAGTGYTTYQWGTAVGTTPTPIPGETNQTFTTSTPGIYGVQVVNSSGCSGIDTIIVTQGTAPVPTITGSLTYCPSAPGTTLDAGAGFTSYSWTPNGETTQTITAANGSYTVTVTDANGCTGTSASVTVTQSSTITPVVTGTLQYCQGGNTTLDAGTGYTQYVWTDLSNNNIIGTNQTVVVTQGQYSVGVSQAGCSGSSAPVTVTEVAIPTVTAVAQGSTQVCQGQSVTLTASGASTYTWSPGNQTGASISVSTSGSYTVYGEAIPGCGATSAPVTVTILSNPSVSAVANGPTQFCNGSVVLAASGASTYVWNPGGATTPTITVTQSGSYTVTGTDANGCSATSGAITIQSGSTLQINIISSTGGSVVCSGQPVVLDGTTVGAASYSWSPGGATSPTLTVTSSGTYSLTVTDPAGCVATSSPYSVTVGTTPVPTVTSSTNSSLLCNVGDQITYTVVGTYTAYQWSTSPSDITNSVTITQPGTYVVTVTNSDGCVGSSQPIYVSLSPSSLTIVPDGPVIFCEGTGSENEVGLDATSGFDYYVWTSGSTTEDIITNVSGSYFVTAYNDCYPYDPTLPNNGGITSNTINVTVITSVDPYIVSFDDTLQAMPAAISYQWYFNGTIIPGAFNQQYVATQTGAYTVVTQDSSGCGFDTSLVFNFVLKPNTIGIEELNGVTDLNMYPNPASSSFFIEATLAPSTKVEVTFADMLGKSVVNPVMLDGTGLVVRKVDFSELSRGIYFVTIKVNEASITKRIVKE
- a CDS encoding division/cell wall cluster transcriptional repressor MraZ; its protein translation is MAILTGEYDCTMDAKGRLALPSGLLKQLPESTRGKFVVNRSVFKRCLVLYPLDAWEKIVSDINGLNRFNRKHDDFIRQYSNGATTLEVDASNRVLLPKRLAAYAGIEKDVVLAAHVDNKVEIWSEKAYNELMNSYDPDAFGNLAEEVLGGGKPNTEE